The Chloracidobacterium sp. genome window below encodes:
- a CDS encoding tetratricopeptide repeat protein, which translates to MKSCPKCGATYPDEYNVCPQDGAPLASDKSSGVARVVDGKYQIVRLVGRGGMGAVYEAIHTTMQRRVALKILNADLVSNPAALERFRREALLSGRLKHPNAITIYDYGMSAIGEAYIVMEFLEGHSLGQELQQAKTLSPLRVVSVLAPVCDAVHAAHVEGIIHRDLKPANIMLEKLRTGETVKVLDFGIAKLAMNNPNLMNLTGTGIIGTPQYMSPEQCQAHRIDGRSDIYSIGVIAYEMLTGKLPFDEPTPLATVIAQVKQKPKPLRELRPDIPPALEAVVMRALEKSPANRYQTAEELAEAFRAIQRQLAPSSAVIPTPQGLVALPDPGPAAQGPFTRVVPSDAPAAVVSTPVPDSVRLPTNMSGGEFVGRTPELGVLIAAWQSVTTRRGRPVVIFGEAGIGKTRLIEQFLIRLEDVGESQPLLLRMRCPDPARAVPGQFPLSDLRTAAMAYFNPELRAVRSLSPADEQFLDGSFFANLCDESYSTKLAARLAADRNGFFTDLTYLCRLLARERGAVLFLDDAHNADPLLLDFISHLLRHTRNDRLLAIVASRPFASLLDSAPPLRSWLQSLDDTGGYDQIKLPPLSNSEIRLMVEGLLGAQVQLPVSVALMLAEETKGNPYYVCEVVNLMIANGQIAHGEATGWVCQEVDEFDLPDTIVALVKPLLARLEDDTADVLAHAAVIGEEFTFDLLQFLTEATEEGLLGKIENALKLGFIREMAGWREDRYSFVNPMVHRVLYRRITRRRRKRLHARIAERLEQQLASPRASAAGTSRQDFTAGDLAYHYFRAEEWRKAIEYALEAGYARWSTYAFADAGKFFAWVAQALNRLQGEDAAPPLSPDDEARYRLTYGTLLIECAQPDEARQALERALALCREHNLTWLGRTQVGMARLCNLTGDAEGALELATAALPLLRAREDAAGSCLALLAAATAHVERGRLTAALQAVDEALYIAERAGDRSGQAAARLGNAMVNVRRGKYAEALSDARQALAMARNLGNVFEERRALALLGEVHLRLAHLDEAQECYAGALRIAYALGHRYGESVALNGLGEVFMRRGNYTEAMEYVQQAVDIARDIGNSAAEARYQLNVGRIRRRRSDAKSALSTLQAALLLAETAEVPLIEAEVLTELGDTHRAEGDFAAAEPCYARARELAREVESPQVRWAAAYGLAECLVQRQNLAQAQTVLEEALAVITELQADLPGDTAAAAFLEDKRPVFELKVRLDRALAASAANAKPTVVASVSDSATAGNLRDDSAARPVKSESPPLGPTGEAKDIPPPALKETKVLHSESPPAAEMPSDIDALHADYGQQAEQTGDISEFSLEELLNDVAAFAENLGMGELFTGGRLSEAILPDEERSRPPQVPQPVTRPTQPGSLQNVLHSVVSLESTWREMLQTARAAGDRDIERKVLMLMASAFHSQGQVARARDCYQRAVQIMREVNDRASEGAMLNNIGDTFRQEGRYADALAYYRLAMRSARESKNQRVLEMALVNAAQMYTRTGNLREAMNLLEEAKLHNQKTGDAQVRAEMLQTLGEVHLIRKELALALEHSSAAAAAARKLGDTDIEWRAQWVIARCHWARGDRAEALVAADLTLRALDRLLGEANPHDQKRLARERSDISAVTEEWRRITDDFLA; encoded by the coding sequence ATGAAATCCTGTCCGAAGTGTGGTGCGACATATCCTGATGAATATAACGTCTGTCCCCAGGACGGCGCGCCGCTGGCTTCCGATAAGTCCTCTGGGGTGGCGCGCGTCGTGGACGGCAAGTACCAGATTGTTCGCCTCGTCGGGCGTGGTGGGATGGGCGCAGTCTATGAGGCCATCCACACGACTATGCAGCGGCGGGTGGCGCTCAAGATTCTCAACGCCGATTTGGTCTCCAACCCGGCGGCGCTTGAACGCTTCCGGCGCGAAGCGTTGTTGTCGGGGCGGCTCAAGCATCCGAACGCCATCACGATTTACGACTACGGCATGAGCGCCATCGGCGAGGCGTACATCGTGATGGAGTTTCTCGAGGGCCACAGCCTCGGACAGGAACTCCAGCAGGCGAAAACTCTGTCGCCGTTGCGCGTGGTGTCGGTGCTGGCGCCGGTGTGCGACGCGGTACACGCTGCGCACGTCGAGGGCATCATTCACCGTGATTTGAAGCCCGCCAACATCATGCTGGAAAAGCTGCGCACCGGCGAAACCGTTAAGGTGCTTGACTTCGGCATCGCCAAGTTGGCGATGAACAACCCCAACCTGATGAACCTCACTGGGACGGGGATTATCGGTACGCCACAGTACATGTCGCCAGAACAGTGCCAAGCGCACCGGATTGACGGCCGATCGGATATCTACAGCATCGGCGTCATCGCGTACGAGATGCTGACCGGCAAACTGCCCTTCGACGAGCCAACACCGCTGGCGACGGTTATCGCGCAAGTCAAGCAAAAACCCAAGCCGCTGCGCGAACTGCGACCCGATATTCCACCGGCGCTGGAAGCGGTGGTGATGCGGGCGTTGGAAAAATCGCCGGCGAACCGCTACCAGACGGCTGAAGAGCTGGCTGAAGCTTTTCGCGCCATCCAGCGTCAACTGGCGCCAAGCAGCGCCGTCATTCCAACGCCGCAGGGTTTGGTGGCGCTGCCCGATCCGGGGCCAGCGGCGCAGGGGCCGTTTACCCGCGTGGTACCAAGCGACGCGCCAGCGGCCGTGGTCAGTACGCCTGTCCCCGATTCCGTGCGCCTGCCGACCAACATGAGCGGCGGGGAGTTTGTCGGACGCACGCCGGAACTGGGCGTCCTCATCGCCGCGTGGCAGTCAGTGACAACGCGCCGTGGGCGGCCGGTCGTCATTTTTGGAGAAGCTGGCATCGGCAAGACGCGGTTGATTGAGCAGTTTCTAATTCGCCTTGAAGATGTCGGCGAAAGCCAGCCCCTGCTGTTGCGGATGCGCTGCCCCGATCCAGCGCGCGCCGTTCCGGGACAGTTTCCATTGTCCGATCTGCGGACGGCGGCGATGGCCTACTTCAACCCAGAACTGCGCGCTGTGCGATCCCTATCGCCGGCCGACGAGCAGTTTCTGGATGGCTCCTTCTTCGCCAACCTGTGCGACGAATCCTATTCGACCAAGTTGGCGGCGCGTCTGGCGGCCGACCGGAATGGCTTTTTCACCGATCTCACGTACTTATGCCGCTTGCTGGCGCGTGAGCGTGGCGCGGTGCTGTTTCTCGACGACGCCCACAACGCCGATCCGCTCCTGTTAGACTTCATCAGTCACTTGCTGCGCCACACCCGTAATGACCGGCTGTTGGCCATTGTGGCCAGCCGTCCGTTTGCCAGTCTGCTTGACAGCGCGCCACCGCTCCGCAGTTGGTTGCAGTCGCTGGATGACACGGGCGGCTATGACCAGATCAAACTGCCGCCGCTTTCCAACAGCGAAATCCGGCTCATGGTGGAGGGATTGCTTGGCGCTCAGGTTCAGCTGCCGGTTAGCGTGGCGCTGATGTTGGCTGAAGAAACTAAGGGAAACCCCTACTACGTCTGCGAAGTCGTCAACCTCATGATTGCCAACGGGCAGATCGCCCACGGCGAGGCAACCGGTTGGGTCTGTCAGGAAGTGGACGAGTTTGACCTACCGGATACCATCGTTGCGCTGGTCAAGCCATTGCTGGCGCGGCTGGAAGACGACACCGCCGATGTGCTGGCCCACGCCGCCGTCATTGGTGAAGAGTTTACCTTTGACCTGCTGCAGTTTTTGACTGAGGCGACGGAAGAAGGGTTGCTAGGCAAAATCGAGAACGCCCTCAAGCTGGGTTTCATCCGTGAGATGGCCGGCTGGCGGGAGGACCGCTACAGCTTCGTCAACCCGATGGTACACCGCGTGCTCTACCGGCGGATTACGCGCCGGCGGCGAAAACGTCTCCATGCGCGGATCGCCGAACGACTGGAGCAGCAGTTGGCGTCGCCGCGCGCTTCAGCAGCCGGGACAAGTCGGCAAGACTTCACAGCGGGCGATTTGGCGTATCACTACTTTCGCGCGGAAGAGTGGCGGAAAGCGATCGAATACGCGCTCGAAGCTGGCTATGCCCGGTGGAGTACCTACGCCTTTGCAGACGCCGGTAAGTTTTTCGCTTGGGTGGCGCAGGCGCTTAATCGTCTTCAGGGAGAGGACGCTGCACCACCGCTCAGTCCAGACGACGAGGCGCGTTATCGTCTGACCTATGGCACGCTGCTGATCGAATGCGCCCAGCCTGACGAGGCCCGTCAGGCGTTGGAACGGGCGCTGGCGCTGTGCCGGGAACATAACTTGACTTGGCTGGGACGGACCCAAGTTGGGATGGCGCGGCTGTGCAATCTCACCGGCGACGCCGAAGGCGCGCTTGAACTGGCGACGGCTGCACTGCCGCTGCTGCGTGCGCGCGAAGACGCAGCGGGATCGTGCTTGGCGCTGTTGGCGGCGGCCACGGCGCATGTCGAGCGTGGTCGTCTGACGGCGGCGCTCCAAGCGGTGGATGAGGCGCTCTACATTGCCGAGCGGGCTGGCGATCGCAGTGGGCAAGCGGCAGCTCGCCTTGGTAACGCCATGGTCAACGTGCGGCGTGGGAAGTACGCTGAAGCCCTGTCGGACGCCCGCCAAGCGCTGGCGATGGCGCGCAACTTGGGCAATGTCTTTGAGGAGCGGCGGGCGCTGGCGCTGCTCGGCGAAGTCCATCTGCGTCTGGCGCACTTGGATGAAGCGCAGGAATGCTATGCGGGCGCGCTGCGCATCGCCTATGCGCTGGGGCATCGCTACGGTGAATCAGTGGCGCTCAACGGTCTCGGTGAAGTTTTCATGCGGCGGGGCAACTACACCGAGGCGATGGAGTATGTCCAGCAGGCGGTGGACATTGCCCGCGACATTGGCAACAGCGCCGCCGAAGCGCGTTATCAACTCAATGTCGGTCGAATTCGGCGACGACGCAGCGACGCAAAATCGGCCCTAAGCACGTTGCAGGCGGCTCTGCTGCTGGCTGAAACGGCGGAGGTGCCGCTCATTGAAGCTGAAGTGTTGACCGAACTGGGGGATACCCACCGGGCGGAAGGCGATTTTGCGGCGGCTGAGCCGTGTTATGCGCGGGCGCGCGAGTTGGCGCGTGAGGTGGAGTCGCCACAAGTCCGCTGGGCGGCGGCTTACGGTCTTGCGGAGTGCCTTGTTCAGCGGCAGAACCTCGCCCAAGCCCAAACGGTGTTGGAAGAGGCGCTCGCTGTAATTACGGAGCTTCAAGCGGACCTGCCGGGTGACACAGCGGCGGCAGCGTTTCTTGAAGACAAACGTCCGGTTTTTGAGCTCAAGGTGCGGCTTGACCGCGCCCTTGCCGCCTCGGCGGCCAACGCCAAGCCGACGGTTGTCGCGTCCGTCAGCGATTCGGCGACCGCTGGAAACCTCAGAGATGATTCTGCAGCGAGGCCGGTGAAGTCAGAGTCCCCGCCGCTGGGTCCAACGGGTGAAGCGAAAGACATTCCGCCGCCTGCGTTGAAGGAAACCAAGGTGCTTCACTCTGAGTCGCCGCCGGCTGCTGAAATGCCAAGCGACATTGATGCGCTGCACGCGGACTATGGGCAACAGGCGGAGCAGACTGGTGACATTAGTGAGTTCTCGTTGGAAGAACTGCTCAATGATGTCGCTGCGTTCGCCGAAAACCTGGGCATGGGGGAACTGTTCACCGGTGGACGCCTCTCGGAAGCTATCCTGCCCGACGAAGAGCGAAGCCGTCCGCCGCAAGTCCCTCAGCCTGTGACGCGGCCGACACAACCCGGCTCGCTTCAGAACGTCCTGCACAGCGTCGTGTCGTTGGAGTCCACTTGGCGTGAGATGCTTCAGACGGCGCGCGCGGCCGGTGACCGCGACATCGAGCGCAAAGTCTTGATGCTGATGGCTTCGGCCTTCCACAGTCAGGGCCAAGTCGCGCGTGCGCGCGATTGCTACCAGCGGGCCGTTCAGATTATGCGTGAGGTGAATGACCGGGCGAGTGAAGGTGCAATGCTCAACAACATTGGCGACACTTTCCGGCAGGAAGGGCGTTACGCCGATGCTCTCGCTTACTACCGGTTGGCAATGCGAAGCGCGCGTGAAAGCAAAAATCAGCGGGTGTTAGAGATGGCGCTGGTCAACGCGGCGCAAATGTACACTCGCACCGGCAATCTCCGCGAAGCTATGAACTTGCTGGAGGAGGCCAAGCTCCACAATCAAAAGACCGGCGACGCTCAGGTACGGGCGGAAATGCTTCAGACGCTGGGTGAAGTCCACCTGATCCGTAAAGAGCTAGCTCTAGCCCTTGAGCATAGCTCAGCGGCGGCGGCGGCGGCGCGCAAACTGGGTGATACGGATATCGAATGGCGTGCACAGTGGGTCATTGCGCGCTGCCACTGGGCGCGCGGCGACCGCGCCGAGGCGCTCGTCGCCGCCGACTTGACGCTTCGGGCTCTAGATCGCCTACTTGGAGAGGCCAATCCCCACGACCAGAAACGGCTCGCTCGCGAACGGAGCGACATTAGCGCCGTCACCGAGGAGTGGCGACGGATTACCGATGATTTTCTGGCCTGA
- a CDS encoding tetratricopeptide repeat protein, whose amino-acid sequence MSYTKANDLRKAEKLVQQGKIKPAIKEYENLVMSNPGDTNLLNILGDLYVRDGRTDDAIVTFVKLAEATLRDGHTPRAIAVYKKIYKLAPGNTDVALKLAELYIRQNLMVEARKQYLEIADYYTKNGRSRQALELLQRVADLDPENVPARLRLAENYQREGMKEQAIEAYIAAGAQLIRKSSLAEAQQVFQRVLELNPASTPALNSLATIYIKQGEPQRAVALLSNVAQQRPDDTDILILSGRIYLQADLLNEAETALLKLLEVDKTRFEYVLTLAQKFIDQGLYDRGTDLIEKCIEPMITRRQETRGVELLQKVIEANPYHLKAHQCLVTIYRRLGEGNELPGALKQLAVVALHHEERGIAEKALRELVELEPNEPAHLEMMRAYGFTSPVSPTIAERDRVVPGPVYTGGVGQRVEFTPEILAGQPPFSPPPDSGVGFGYTSGSGFAPLSPSAPETAVFGTPSFAPAGGDSVASGFGAPAPFGFETGIGGFNNLQTGGFTDFTSPSSVSYPPPSLGSEALPPEVARLKADAERFANLGMPDKAIELLQEAVNHVPGSIELRLLLKQICTDVGRDDEAGRQAAALATLYAQRGDHAQSQRFQAEARQLAASHQGGGFELAGSVSTPSMPSVPPAQVSDEVEIDISGSVQTPTPTPSSPAVGAFDFGYTSGEGFTLHTEAIYVGPPHFPTTPPESVPTFDAQQPVFEISPAPSSDTLQAVAEAKLQEQLEGIKFYIEQGFFDVARDNLARLSLEFPNHPEVLALLAKVQSPPSAPEPDLTSLALPTDAAAEVPVSKPESIGSLMNGLVSELEKALEELEMGNFDAPAVTNLAAKPEPAPASSGSILLGESGLQDVFDEFKQSVEADAEATPDFETHYNLGLAYKDMDLFDEAIEEFQTAFRGTDPHSSDPHYFQVCNMLGLCFMAKNEPQLATVWFKRGVEAPGRTEDEYQAMRYDLGMAYEQMGRYDLALEVFETVYAVDVNYREVAEKVAELRQRVKRQ is encoded by the coding sequence ATGTCCTATACGAAAGCCAACGATTTACGTAAAGCCGAGAAACTTGTTCAGCAAGGCAAAATCAAGCCGGCGATCAAGGAATATGAAAACTTGGTCATGTCGAATCCGGGCGACACCAACTTGCTCAACATTCTCGGCGACTTGTACGTACGGGATGGACGCACCGACGACGCCATTGTGACATTTGTCAAGCTGGCGGAGGCCACGCTCCGCGACGGTCATACGCCGCGCGCCATCGCGGTGTACAAAAAAATCTACAAGCTTGCGCCAGGCAACACCGATGTGGCGCTCAAGCTGGCGGAACTCTATATCCGCCAGAACCTGATGGTTGAAGCGCGCAAGCAATACCTTGAAATTGCTGACTACTACACCAAAAACGGTCGCAGTCGGCAGGCGCTGGAGCTTTTGCAGCGCGTCGCCGATTTAGACCCAGAAAACGTCCCGGCCCGGTTGCGTTTAGCCGAAAACTACCAACGGGAAGGGATGAAGGAGCAAGCGATTGAAGCCTACATTGCGGCCGGGGCGCAACTGATTCGCAAGTCGAGCCTGGCTGAAGCGCAGCAGGTTTTTCAACGGGTGTTGGAGTTGAATCCGGCCAGCACGCCGGCGCTAAACTCGCTGGCGACCATCTACATCAAGCAGGGCGAGCCGCAGCGGGCAGTGGCGCTGTTGAGCAACGTCGCGCAGCAGCGTCCTGATGACACGGATATCCTGATTCTTAGCGGTCGCATTTACCTTCAGGCCGACCTTCTCAACGAAGCGGAAACGGCGTTGCTCAAGTTGCTGGAAGTAGACAAAACCCGCTTCGAGTACGTCTTGACGCTGGCGCAAAAGTTCATTGATCAGGGCCTTTACGACCGTGGAACAGACCTCATTGAGAAGTGCATCGAGCCCATGATTACGCGACGCCAAGAAACACGTGGCGTCGAACTGCTCCAAAAAGTCATCGAAGCAAATCCCTACCATCTCAAGGCGCACCAGTGTTTGGTGACGATTTACAGGCGTCTGGGTGAGGGCAACGAGTTGCCGGGAGCGTTGAAACAACTGGCCGTAGTAGCGCTGCACCACGAGGAGCGCGGCATCGCCGAAAAAGCGCTTCGGGAGCTGGTCGAATTGGAGCCGAACGAGCCGGCGCATCTGGAAATGATGCGCGCCTACGGCTTTACCAGTCCCGTCAGTCCCACAATTGCGGAGCGGGATCGGGTGGTCCCAGGTCCCGTTTACACCGGTGGCGTCGGGCAGCGGGTTGAGTTTACGCCCGAGATTCTTGCCGGACAGCCTCCGTTTTCCCCGCCACCGGATTCGGGCGTCGGGTTTGGTTATACGTCCGGATCGGGTTTTGCTCCCTTGTCGCCGTCTGCTCCCGAAACAGCGGTTTTTGGCACCCCCAGCTTTGCCCCGGCTGGCGGCGACTCTGTCGCCAGTGGTTTTGGCGCTCCCGCCCCATTCGGATTTGAGACCGGCATTGGTGGTTTCAATAACCTACAAACTGGCGGCTTTACGGATTTTACGTCACCGTCGTCGGTCAGCTATCCACCGCCCAGCTTAGGCAGCGAAGCACTCCCGCCTGAGGTCGCCCGGCTCAAAGCCGATGCCGAGCGCTTCGCCAACTTGGGTATGCCTGATAAGGCGATTGAGCTTCTTCAGGAAGCTGTCAACCACGTCCCTGGTAGCATTGAACTCCGTCTCCTGCTCAAGCAGATTTGCACCGACGTTGGGCGAGATGATGAGGCTGGACGGCAGGCGGCGGCATTGGCGACGCTATATGCCCAGCGCGGTGACCATGCCCAAAGTCAGCGCTTCCAAGCGGAGGCACGACAATTGGCGGCTTCCCACCAGGGCGGCGGTTTTGAGCTGGCAGGCTCCGTCAGTACGCCGAGCATGCCAAGCGTACCGCCTGCGCAGGTCAGCGACGAAGTGGAAATAGACATCAGCGGCTCGGTACAAACGCCGACGCCGACGCCGTCCAGTCCGGCGGTTGGCGCTTTTGATTTTGGTTACACCAGCGGCGAAGGCTTCACGTTACATACGGAGGCGATTTACGTCGGCCCGCCTCATTTCCCAACCACGCCGCCGGAAAGCGTGCCCACGTTTGACGCCCAGCAACCCGTTTTTGAGATCAGCCCGGCGCCGTCCAGCGACACACTCCAAGCGGTGGCGGAAGCCAAGCTCCAAGAGCAGTTGGAGGGGATAAAATTCTACATAGAGCAAGGCTTCTTCGACGTGGCACGCGATAATCTGGCTCGCCTAAGCCTTGAGTTTCCAAATCATCCGGAGGTGCTGGCGCTGCTGGCCAAGGTGCAGTCGCCGCCGAGTGCGCCGGAGCCGGACCTGACCAGCCTGGCGCTTCCGACCGACGCGGCGGCGGAAGTCCCCGTTTCCAAGCCAGAATCCATTGGGTCGCTCATGAACGGCTTGGTGAGTGAGCTTGAGAAGGCGCTCGAAGAGCTTGAGATGGGGAACTTTGACGCTCCGGCCGTCACCAACCTGGCGGCCAAGCCTGAGCCGGCGCCGGCGTCGTCAGGCTCGATCTTGCTTGGCGAATCAGGTTTGCAGGATGTTTTTGACGAATTCAAGCAGAGTGTTGAGGCTGATGCTGAAGCGACGCCCGATTTTGAAACGCACTACAATCTAGGTCTGGCCTACAAGGATATGGACCTCTTCGACGAAGCGATCGAAGAGTTCCAGACGGCTTTTCGCGGTACAGACCCACACTCGTCCGACCCGCACTACTTCCAAGTATGCAACATGCTGGGGTTGTGCTTTATGGCGAAGAACGAACCCCAACTAGCGACGGTGTGGTTCAAGCGCGGCGTCGAAGCGCCGGGACGAACGGAGGATGAGTATCAAGCGATGCGGTACGACCTTGGGATGGCGTACGAACAAATGGGGCGTTATGACTTGGCGCTTGAGGTCTTCGAGACAGTGTACGCCGTGGACGTCAACTACCGCGAAGTGGCGGAAAAAGTCGCCGAGCTACGCCAGCGTGTGAAGCGTCAGTAG
- a CDS encoding ribonuclease HII → MATRRLRPTTEFETPLWVQGATYVAGLDEAGRGAWAGPVTAAAVILNPAALPAGLDDSKRLTPAQRNRLYIEIEATAYGVGVGVVNADVIDQINIVEATRRAMAQAVAALPQRPDFLLLDALHLPAVAIPQRALVHGDARSISIAAASIIAKVYRDRLMDALDAEYPAYGFARHKGYGTAYHQRALERYGPCPAHRLTFRGVAPAPLLKPLKVKLNY, encoded by the coding sequence ATGGCGACTCGCCGTTTACGTCCAACAACTGAGTTTGAAACGCCGCTCTGGGTGCAGGGGGCAACGTACGTCGCCGGTTTGGACGAAGCCGGGCGCGGCGCTTGGGCAGGGCCGGTGACGGCGGCGGCGGTTATCCTCAACCCGGCAGCGCTGCCCGCCGGCCTGGACGACTCCAAGCGACTGACGCCGGCGCAACGCAACCGGCTGTACATCGAGATTGAAGCGACGGCGTACGGCGTCGGCGTCGGCGTCGTAAACGCCGATGTTATTGACCAGATTAACATCGTCGAAGCCACGCGGCGGGCAATGGCGCAGGCCGTCGCCGCCTTGCCCCAGCGGCCGGACTTTTTACTGCTAGACGCCCTTCATCTGCCGGCCGTCGCCATCCCGCAGCGCGCCCTAGTCCATGGCGACGCGCGTTCAATCTCGATTGCTGCGGCTTCCATCATTGCTAAGGTCTATCGTGACCGGCTGATGGACGCACTGGACGCCGAATATCCAGCGTACGGATTCGCACGTCACAAGGGGTATGGGACGGCCTACCATCAACGGGCGCTTGAACGCTATGGCCCGTGTCCAGCGCATCGCCTAACCTTTCGGGGCGTCGCCCCAGCACCATTGCTCAAGCCTTTGAAAGTCAAACTAAACTACTGA
- the nuoH gene encoding NADH-quinone oxidoreductase subunit NuoH, whose amino-acid sequence MPSFELLLEWSVKIAVGFIILMTTVAYLSLIERRLLAFIQMRYGPNRVGPFGLFQPIADGLKFVFKEDLIPLDADKFLYVMAPALSFVPALMIFVLIPVGGEVTLPFLDRPIALYVTSVNVGVLAVLAMTGMGVYGIVMAGYASNNKYSLLGGLRSSAQLVSYELAMSLSIIGVLIQAGSLDLVTIVERQGGAWGFGWHVFWFQPIGFFVFLISMIAETNRAPFDLPEAESELVAGFHTEYSSMKFAMFFIAEYANMVTAAAMATTLFLGGWQGPGVARWPWLGPVYFVLKVAFFLFLYVWLRASSPRLRYDQLMDFGWKFLLPLALANVVLSATLALWF is encoded by the coding sequence ATGCCGTCCTTTGAACTGCTGCTGGAATGGAGCGTAAAAATCGCCGTCGGTTTCATCATCCTGATGACTACGGTGGCGTATCTTTCTCTGATTGAACGTCGCTTACTGGCCTTTATTCAAATGCGCTATGGCCCAAACCGAGTCGGCCCGTTTGGGCTGTTTCAGCCCATCGCCGATGGGCTGAAGTTTGTCTTCAAGGAAGACCTCATCCCGCTGGATGCAGATAAGTTTCTGTATGTGATGGCGCCGGCGCTGTCGTTCGTGCCGGCATTAATGATCTTTGTGCTGATTCCAGTTGGCGGCGAAGTAACCCTTCCATTTCTCGACCGCCCTATTGCCCTGTATGTTACGAGCGTCAATGTTGGCGTCCTAGCCGTCTTGGCTATGACCGGCATGGGTGTCTATGGCATCGTGATGGCCGGCTACGCCTCGAACAACAAATACAGCTTGCTCGGTGGGCTGCGGTCTTCGGCGCAACTCGTAAGCTACGAGTTGGCGATGTCGCTTTCCATCATCGGTGTTCTGATTCAGGCTGGTTCGCTTGATTTGGTGACCATCGTCGAACGGCAGGGCGGCGCTTGGGGATTCGGCTGGCATGTGTTCTGGTTTCAGCCGATTGGGTTCTTCGTCTTTCTCATCAGTATGATCGCCGAGACGAACCGTGCGCCGTTTGATTTGCCGGAGGCCGAGAGCGAGCTGGTAGCCGGTTTTCACACAGAATACAGCTCGATGAAGTTTGCCATGTTTTTCATCGCGGAATACGCCAACATGGTTACGGCGGCGGCGATGGCGACGACGTTGTTTCTTGGCGGTTGGCAGGGGCCGGGCGTTGCTCGGTGGCCATGGCTCGGCCCGGTGTACTTCGTCTTGAAGGTGGCGTTCTTTCTGTTCCTCTATGTGTGGCTGCGGGCTTCCTCACCGCGTCTCCGCTACGATCAGTTGATGGACTTCGGCTGGAAATTTCTGCTGCCCTTGGCGCTCGCCAACGTCGTCCTTTCGGCGACGCTGGCGCTGTGGTTCTGA
- a CDS encoding ATP-binding protein yields the protein MPRYLNFRFRLAGLLAVVLVGMVVVLYELNRRAERQILAQVEAQTAQLTTALELGLQSISTSDYLDDFIRSRRLTPQQLQRIRRIAIVDANGLVTDSTARAERGRYITPPTDAALVTEGDPLASAAEENSMARTIFIPFQTLGKDGTSERNYVVVTLSAQTLADTIAATSRQRLWATGVALLAALTVAVALVWRFTQPIGELVTAARRIEEGDLTVQLAVKRRDEIGQLALRFNAMAARLREMRELERAAVVGRLASGIAHEIRNPLNFINLTMDHICARYAPLEADERAAFERLTAAVKDEIARLNTLVTNVLRVGRPASLALRPVNLGALVNAVLDVVRPKAEAQGVTLMCEDAAQGRPIEADADALKSCFSNLVINAIEAMPNGGVLRVHITETPTGQAVRISDTGVGIAPDALAHIFDPYFSTKDTGIGLGLAVTRQIVTDHGGTIDVESTPGRGATFTLHFPYHRPSQA from the coding sequence ATGCCCCGCTACCTGAATTTTCGCTTTCGCTTGGCCGGACTGCTGGCCGTCGTGCTGGTCGGGATGGTGGTTGTTCTGTATGAACTCAACCGCCGCGCCGAGCGCCAAATTCTGGCGCAGGTCGAGGCGCAGACGGCGCAACTGACCACCGCGTTGGAACTTGGCCTGCAAAGCATCAGTACGAGCGACTACCTTGACGACTTCATTCGGTCACGCCGGCTGACGCCGCAGCAACTTCAGCGCATCCGACGCATCGCCATTGTGGACGCCAACGGCTTGGTGACAGATAGCACGGCGCGCGCTGAACGCGGTCGCTATATCACGCCGCCGACCGACGCCGCCCTCGTCACGGAAGGCGATCCATTAGCGTCGGCGGCGGAGGAAAACAGTATGGCGCGCACGATTTTCATCCCCTTCCAAACCTTGGGCAAGGATGGTACATCGGAGCGCAACTATGTGGTTGTCACCCTGTCGGCGCAGACGCTGGCCGACACCATCGCCGCCACCTCGCGTCAGCGATTATGGGCGACGGGCGTCGCACTGCTGGCGGCGCTGACTGTGGCCGTCGCGCTGGTCTGGCGCTTCACCCAACCCATCGGCGAACTCGTCACGGCGGCGCGACGCATTGAAGAGGGCGATCTCACGGTGCAGCTTGCCGTCAAACGGCGCGACGAGATCGGCCAACTGGCGCTGCGCTTCAACGCTATGGCGGCGCGTTTGCGCGAGATGCGTGAACTGGAACGGGCCGCCGTTGTCGGTCGGCTGGCTTCCGGCATCGCCCATGAAATCCGCAACCCACTCAACTTCATCAATCTCACGATGGATCACATTTGCGCCCGCTATGCGCCCCTTGAAGCGGACGAACGCGCCGCTTTTGAGCGGTTGACGGCGGCCGTCAAAGATGAAATTGCGCGCCTCAACACCCTCGTAACAAACGTCCTCCGGGTTGGTCGTCCCGCGTCGCTTGCCCTGCGTCCGGTCAACCTTGGGGCGTTGGTCAACGCGGTGCTCGATGTCGTTCGTCCCAAAGCCGAAGCCCAGGGCGTCACGCTGATGTGTGAAGATGCAGCACAGGGTCGCCCCATCGAAGCCGACGCGGACGCGCTCAAATCTTGTTTCTCTAACCTCGTCATCAACGCGATAGAAGCTATGCCGAACGGCGGCGTACTGCGCGTTCATATCACCGAAACGCCGACCGGACAGGCCGTACGAATCAGCGATACCGGCGTCGGTATTGCGCCGGATGCCCTTGCGCACATTTTCGACCCGTACTTTTCAACCAAAGACACTGGTATCGGTTTGGGGTTGGCCGTCACCCGGCAGATTGTGACCGATCACGGCGGCACGATTGACGTAGAGAGTACGCCCGGTCGCGGAGCAACGTTTACGTTACACTTTCCATATCACCGGCCGTCACAGGCTTAG